A genomic region of Azoarcus sp. KH32C contains the following coding sequences:
- a CDS encoding pitrilysin family protein, whose protein sequence is MFRHIFPRTTMLAAALALAAGPLHANPFETTLPNGMKVIVKEDRRAPSVVHMVWYGAGSMDEAAGVSGVAHILEHMMFKGTDKVGPGEFNKRVAAIGGRDNAFTGQDYTAYFQQVPSSRLGDVMALEADRMAHLKITDKEFKPELEVVKEERRLRTDDEPRSLVNEQLMATAFEAHPYHRPVIGWMTDLDTTGAEDARRWYRTWYVPNNARLVVVGDVDHRQVFEMARKHYGPAKARPLPERRITTEPEQQGMRSVVVRAPAELPYLELAWKAPTMRDPEQDRDVYALKVLAAVLDGYEGARLNRRLVRENRVAVSAGAGYDGSGRGPQLFTLDGSPAPGKTVADLETALRAEIKRIQDEGIAEDELRRVKTQTVAGQVYKRDSLMGQAMEIGFLESTGLSWRDDDKLLEGVRRVTAEEVQAVARKYFSDDTLTRAQLDPLPIADAKPHAHKPGMRH, encoded by the coding sequence ATGTTTCGCCACATCTTTCCCCGCACCACCATGCTGGCCGCGGCACTCGCCCTCGCGGCAGGCCCGCTGCACGCCAATCCGTTCGAGACCACGCTTCCGAACGGCATGAAAGTCATCGTCAAGGAAGACCGTCGCGCGCCGTCCGTCGTCCACATGGTGTGGTACGGCGCCGGCTCGATGGACGAGGCCGCGGGCGTCTCGGGCGTCGCGCACATCCTCGAACACATGATGTTCAAGGGTACCGACAAGGTCGGCCCCGGTGAATTCAACAAGCGCGTGGCCGCCATTGGCGGGCGCGACAACGCTTTCACCGGGCAGGACTACACGGCCTACTTCCAGCAGGTGCCGTCCTCGCGCCTCGGCGACGTCATGGCGCTGGAAGCCGACCGCATGGCGCATCTGAAGATCACCGACAAGGAGTTCAAGCCCGAGCTCGAGGTCGTCAAGGAAGAACGGCGCCTGCGGACCGACGACGAACCGCGCTCGCTCGTTAATGAGCAGCTGATGGCGACGGCCTTCGAGGCCCACCCCTACCACCGCCCCGTCATCGGCTGGATGACGGACCTCGACACCACGGGGGCCGAAGACGCCCGGCGCTGGTACCGCACCTGGTACGTGCCCAACAACGCGCGCCTCGTCGTCGTCGGCGACGTCGACCACCGCCAGGTGTTCGAGATGGCGCGCAAGCACTACGGCCCGGCCAAGGCCCGCCCGCTGCCCGAGCGGCGCATCACCACCGAGCCCGAACAACAGGGCATGCGCTCGGTGGTCGTGCGCGCGCCCGCCGAGCTGCCCTACCTGGAACTCGCGTGGAAAGCGCCCACGATGCGCGACCCCGAGCAGGATCGCGACGTCTATGCGCTGAAGGTGCTCGCCGCCGTGCTCGACGGCTACGAAGGCGCCCGTCTCAATCGCCGCCTCGTGCGCGAGAACCGCGTCGCCGTGTCGGCCGGCGCCGGCTACGACGGCAGCGGCCGCGGCCCGCAGCTCTTCACGCTCGACGGCTCCCCCGCCCCCGGCAAGACCGTCGCGGACCTCGAAACGGCCCTGCGCGCGGAAATCAAGCGCATCCAGGACGAAGGCATCGCGGAGGACGAGCTGCGCCGCGTCAAAACGCAGACCGTCGCCGGCCAGGTCTACAAGCGCGACTCGCTGATGGGCCAGGCGATGGAAATCGGCTTCCTTGAATCGACGGGCCTCTCGTGGCGCGACGACGACAAACTCCTCGAAGGCGTCCGCCGCGTGACCGCCGAGGAGGTGCAGGCCGTCGCACGCAAGTACTTCAGCGACGACACCCTCACCCGCGCCCAGCTCGACCCGCTGCCCATCGCCGACGCCAAACCCCATGCCCACAAGCCCGGAATGCGGCACTGA
- the ftsY gene encoding signal recognition particle-docking protein FtsY has product MFGFLKKSAKPDPAAPAAPSAPEATPAPVSAPAPAPVQESTAEPAVKRSWAERLKAGLSRTRQQIGGGLANLFGLRKIDEDLLEELETTLLMADCGVEATEHLLTELRRRWKRDKLETADQLQKALAEELLAILAPLEQPLDVSTHSPYIIMIAGVNGSGKTTSIGKLAKYFQSQGKSVLLAAGDTFRAAAREQLMTWGERNNVTVIAQDGGDSAAVIFDAINAAKARGINVVLADTAGRLPTQLHLMEEIAKVRRVIAKAEPSGPHEVLLVLDANIGQNALAQVKAFDAAIGVTGLVVTKLDGTAKGGVVAAIARQYPRPLRFIGVGEGIDDLQPFHVKEFVDALFEPVAGAGAAA; this is encoded by the coding sequence ATGTTTGGTTTCCTGAAGAAATCCGCAAAGCCCGATCCGGCGGCCCCCGCAGCCCCGTCGGCCCCCGAGGCGACGCCCGCGCCCGTGTCGGCTCCCGCGCCCGCTCCTGTCCAGGAATCGACTGCCGAGCCGGCCGTCAAGCGTTCCTGGGCCGAGCGCCTGAAGGCCGGGCTGAGCCGCACGCGCCAGCAGATCGGCGGCGGGCTCGCCAACCTTTTCGGTCTGCGCAAGATCGACGAGGACCTGCTCGAGGAGCTCGAAACGACGCTTCTGATGGCCGATTGCGGCGTCGAGGCGACCGAGCATCTGCTCACCGAACTGCGCAGGCGCTGGAAGCGCGACAAGCTCGAGACCGCCGACCAGTTGCAGAAGGCGCTCGCCGAGGAGCTGCTGGCGATTCTTGCGCCGCTCGAGCAGCCGCTCGACGTGTCGACGCACTCGCCCTACATCATCATGATCGCGGGCGTGAACGGCTCGGGCAAGACGACCTCGATCGGCAAGCTCGCGAAGTACTTCCAGTCACAGGGCAAGAGCGTGCTGCTGGCGGCGGGCGATACGTTCCGCGCCGCGGCGCGCGAGCAGTTGATGACCTGGGGCGAGCGCAACAACGTCACGGTGATCGCGCAGGACGGCGGCGATTCGGCGGCGGTGATCTTCGACGCGATCAACGCCGCGAAGGCACGCGGCATCAACGTCGTACTGGCGGATACCGCCGGGCGCCTGCCGACGCAACTGCACCTGATGGAAGAGATCGCGAAGGTGCGCCGCGTGATCGCGAAGGCCGAGCCGAGCGGGCCGCACGAGGTGCTGCTCGTGCTCGACGCGAATATCGGCCAGAACGCGCTGGCGCAGGTGAAGGCCTTTGATGCCGCGATTGGTGTGACGGGCCTGGTCGTGACCAAGCTCGACGGCACGGCGAAGGGCGGCGTCGTCGCGGCGATCGCCCGTCAGTATCCGCGTCCGCTGCGCTTTATCGGCGTCGGCGAAGGGATCGACGACTTGCAGCCCTTCCACGTGAAGGAATTCGTCGACGCGCTGTTCGAACCGGTCGCGGGAGCGGGCGCTGCGGCATGA
- a CDS encoding cell division ATP-binding protein FtsE codes for MIVFENVVKRYPGGYTALGGVSFEIRHGELAVLSGHSGAGKSTLLKLIAAIERPTTGAVKINGQDISGLRPRAIPYLRRNLGLVLQEHRLLYDRKVFDNVMLPLVITGHPPRDAAKRVAAALERVGLAGREREMPAGLSGGEQQRVAIARAIVNKPSILIADEPTAHLDTAYANEIANLFKSFNSAGVTVLVSTHDERLFAQHAPRRLVLGKGMLLGEAAA; via the coding sequence ATGATCGTCTTCGAGAATGTGGTGAAGCGCTACCCGGGCGGCTATACGGCGCTCGGGGGCGTGAGCTTCGAGATCCGCCACGGCGAGTTGGCGGTGCTGTCGGGCCATTCGGGGGCAGGCAAGAGCACGCTGCTGAAGCTGATCGCGGCGATCGAGCGGCCGACCACCGGGGCAGTGAAGATCAACGGGCAGGACATCTCCGGCCTGCGTCCGCGTGCAATTCCCTACCTGCGGCGCAACCTCGGGCTCGTGCTGCAGGAGCATCGGCTGCTGTACGACCGTAAGGTGTTCGACAACGTGATGCTGCCGCTGGTGATCACCGGCCATCCGCCGCGCGATGCGGCCAAGCGCGTTGCGGCGGCGCTGGAGCGCGTCGGGCTTGCCGGTCGTGAACGCGAGATGCCGGCGGGGCTCTCCGGCGGCGAGCAACAGCGGGTCGCGATCGCGCGGGCGATCGTCAACAAGCCGTCGATCCTGATCGCCGACGAGCCGACCGCGCACCTCGACACGGCCTACGCAAACGAGATCGCGAATCTCTTCAAGTCCTTCAATTCCGCCGGCGTCACCGTGTTGGTGTCGACCCACGACGAGCGGCTCTTTGCGCAGCACGCACCGCGGCGCCTGGTGTTGGGCAAGGGGATGCTGTTGGGAGAGGCTGCGGCATGA
- the ftsX gene encoding permease-like cell division protein FtsX: MNHWFYLHGRALMQALRRLTAQPLGTLLSALVVGIALSLPAAGYLLLDNVASLARGVSGTPEISVFMAQDASASDVAAAEKHLRGDAQIAGYRYVAKDEALHQLERNGLGDVLGGLTANPLPDAFIVTPRGEDPSVYDTLSARFAAWPGVAHVQLDSAWVKRLHALLGLGRLAVLLLAGLLGFALVIVTFNTIRLQILTQRHEIDVSRLLGATDPFIRRPFYWFGSLQGLLGGCVALTTVWATVEALGGPVASLAETYGAVFALTGPGLREAAAILGFAAFLGWLGSAISVRRHLAERLS, from the coding sequence ATGAATCATTGGTTCTATTTGCACGGCCGCGCGCTGATGCAGGCATTGCGGCGTCTGACCGCGCAACCGCTCGGCACGCTGCTGTCGGCGCTGGTCGTGGGGATTGCGCTGTCGTTGCCCGCCGCCGGTTATCTGTTGCTCGACAACGTGGCTTCGCTCGCGCGGGGAGTGTCGGGGACGCCGGAGATCAGCGTATTCATGGCGCAGGATGCTTCCGCATCCGACGTCGCAGCCGCCGAGAAGCATCTGCGCGGCGATGCGCAGATCGCGGGCTACCGCTATGTGGCGAAGGACGAGGCGCTGCATCAGCTTGAACGCAACGGTCTGGGCGACGTGCTCGGCGGATTGACGGCGAACCCCTTGCCGGACGCCTTCATCGTGACCCCGCGCGGCGAGGATCCGTCGGTGTATGACACGCTGAGCGCGCGCTTCGCGGCCTGGCCGGGGGTTGCGCATGTGCAGCTCGATTCGGCCTGGGTGAAGCGTCTGCACGCGCTGCTGGGGCTCGGGCGGCTTGCGGTGCTGCTGCTGGCGGGGCTGTTGGGCTTCGCGCTGGTGATCGTGACGTTCAATACGATCCGTCTACAGATCCTGACCCAGCGCCATGAGATCGATGTGAGCCGGCTGCTCGGGGCGACCGATCCCTTCATTCGTCGGCCGTTTTACTGGTTCGGCAGCCTGCAGGGGCTGCTCGGCGGTTGCGTGGCGCTGACCACGGTGTGGGCGACGGTCGAGGCCTTGGGTGGGCCGGTGGCGAGTCTTGCCGAGACCTACGGCGCAGTGTTCGCACTGACAGGCCCTGGGCTGCGTGAAGCGGCTGCGATCCTGGGTTTTGCGGCGTTTCTGGGCTGGCTCGGTAGCGCGATCTCGGTGCGGCGGCATCTGGCTGAGCGCTTGAGCTAA
- a CDS encoding radical SAM protein: MNAPELRSPIVGNRVELNIFTTLTCNLKCSYCSIAVGDVVGSQGKAEYSLDTLDTFVATHLADKEIYVTFYGGEPTLNIPFIVGLMERHPTWRYQLQTNGTLLHRLPDAVLAKLSNVLVSVDGAEHTTDHYRGRGVYRKVTSNIEKIRPKLGGKLTARVTWGHEDISFEELDSLLPTFDYVYWQFAQAEGFYDAENMRRKKAALTQLIDKFFAVDGLYPFIPLMGTVRNKVLPSRAREACSGHTQCRSSTHILNILPDGRIFPCPDLTHLPELQSGDLNANWLKPSPLQPAPEMPCDGCEALSFCRRNCMKNLYVGYVMDDAPYREQVVEPICELVKFMGAEIDRRDPHAWYAKASIPVRREISDCEIYEYVEVMP; this comes from the coding sequence ATGAATGCGCCGGAATTGCGTTCGCCGATCGTCGGCAATCGCGTCGAATTGAACATCTTCACGACGCTCACCTGTAACCTGAAGTGCTCCTATTGCTCGATCGCGGTCGGCGACGTCGTCGGCTCGCAGGGCAAGGCCGAGTACTCGCTCGACACGCTCGACACCTTCGTCGCGACGCATCTCGCGGACAAGGAGATCTACGTCACCTTTTACGGCGGTGAGCCGACGCTGAACATTCCCTTCATTGTCGGGTTGATGGAGCGCCACCCGACCTGGCGTTACCAGCTGCAGACCAACGGCACGCTGCTGCACCGGCTGCCCGATGCAGTGCTGGCGAAGCTGTCGAACGTGCTGGTGTCGGTGGATGGCGCCGAACATACGACGGATCACTACCGCGGTCGCGGGGTGTATCGCAAGGTGACCTCGAACATCGAGAAGATCCGGCCGAAGCTGGGCGGCAAGCTGACTGCGCGCGTGACCTGGGGCCACGAGGACATCAGCTTCGAGGAGCTCGACAGCCTGCTGCCGACTTTCGACTACGTGTACTGGCAGTTCGCGCAGGCCGAGGGCTTCTACGACGCGGAGAACATGCGGCGCAAGAAGGCGGCGCTGACGCAGCTGATCGACAAGTTCTTCGCCGTCGATGGCCTCTATCCCTTCATCCCGTTGATGGGCACGGTGCGCAACAAGGTGCTGCCGTCGCGGGCGCGCGAAGCCTGCAGCGGGCACACGCAGTGCCGCTCGTCGACGCACATCCTGAACATCCTGCCCGACGGGCGCATCTTCCCGTGTCCGGATCTGACGCATCTGCCGGAGCTGCAGAGCGGCGACCTGAACGCGAACTGGCTCAAACCGAGTCCGCTGCAGCCCGCGCCCGAGATGCCTTGCGACGGCTGCGAGGCCTTGTCCTTCTGCCGTCGCAACTGCATGAAGAACCTCTACGTCGGCTACGTGATGGACGACGCGCCCTACCGCGAGCAGGTCGTCGAGCCGATCTGCGAGCTGGTGAAGTTCATGGGCGCCGAGATCGACCGCCGCGACCCGCACGCGTGGTACGCGAAGGCGTCGATCCCCGTGCGGCGCGAGATCTCCGACTGCGAGATCTACGAGTACGTCGAAGTGATGCCCTGA